Proteins encoded by one window of Halichondria panicea chromosome 8, odHalPani1.1, whole genome shotgun sequence:
- the LOC135340105 gene encoding uncharacterized protein LOC135340105 encodes MQTISMENFELKTEEKHSLTILGEICEQCIVLKLANEQNPDSLVGIQQYYCLSQNVPSPEKTSIIYYKVLDEKCDTKETLLSIINDLYTEFILSGKKTHVILEGDQATYERLHSIRVEYGNESKWLIIFPGDWHFLKNYQEVLIKIYFDAGLSDLARSSGYLPRSIGTNFKRTHRFLLEAWEALYRVLLRYFLSKQAPSEFLQQVSALLQNFPPSENQANAHRNLNELIETIREISSDASDFESYMSNESEQNPTLKFWLQFLFKDYLAYLALYLAMRSGNWDLRMAAIKLMGPLFTAFDRPKYSKLIPLHIKEMLSVPADILSHLKEGRFTVSILGRACHSIGIDEAHEMCINKDCKEYITRPSAENMSRLASFLPT; translated from the coding sequence ATGCAAACCATCTCAATGGAAAACTTTGAGTTAAAAACGGAAGAAAAACATTCACTGACGATATTAGGTGAAATCTGCGAGCAGTGCATTGTGCTAAAATTGGCAAACGAACAGAATCCAGATTCACTAGTTGGTATCCAGCAGTACTATTGTTTGTCACAGAATGTACCTTCTCCcgagaaaacctcaataatTTACTATAAAGTTCTAGATGAAAAGTGTGACACCAAAGAAACTCTACTCAGCATCATTAATGATCTCTACACAGAATTTATACTGTCTGGTAAGAAAACACATGTAATACTGGAGGGTGACCAAGCTACCTACGAGAGATTGCACTCAATCAGAGTAGAATATGGGAATGAAAGCAAATGGCTCATCATCTTTCCAGGTGATTGGCATTTCTTAAAGAATTATCAGGAGGTATTGATCAAGATATACTTCGATGCAGGTCTGAGTGACCTAGCAAGATCTAGTGGCTACCTGCCAAGGTCAATAGGTACTAACTTCAAACGTACTCACCGTTTTCTCCTTGAAGCATGGGAGGCACTGTACAGAGTCCTGTTGAGATACTTTCTCTCCAAGCAAGCTCCCAGTGAGTTCTTACAACAAGTATCAGCACTGCTTCAGAACTTTCCTCCTTCAGAGAACCAAGCAAACGCTCACAGAAACCTGAATGAATTGATAGAAACAATTAGAGAGATAAGTAGTGATGCATCTGACTTCGAAAGCTACATGAGCAATGAATCAGAACAGAATCCCACCCTCAAGTTTTGGTTGCAATTTTTGTTCAAAGATTATTTAGCATATCTTGCACTATACTTGGCAATGCGAAGTGGGAACTGGGATTTGCGAATGGCAGCTATAAAATTGATGGGACCCCTCTTTACTGCCTTTGACCGGCCCAAGTACTCAAAGCTTATACCTCTTCACATAAAAGAGATGTTATCTGTCCCTGCTGATATTCTCTCTCACCTGAAAGAAGGCAGGTTCACTGTCAGTATCCTCGGGCGAGCCTGTCATTCGATCGGTATTGATGAGGCGCACGAAATGTGCATCAACAAGGACTGCAAGGAGTATATCACTAGACCATCAGCAGAGAACATGAGTCGACTGGCGTCATTTTTACCTACATGA
- the LOC135340102 gene encoding uncharacterized protein LOC135340102, whose translation MYYKQCIELPRAIATIDGKPIKGAKANITKVYEKRYKHVTPPIFTTALKDGWSPDAVITEGMFLINITPWSSHRTMGDYADFLLKQHILPHFRNESTLEVHLLFDNPNCQQYSPKYFERLHRDEMNQIPDDHSCSDFTADTIIPLKWRQNVLNCRKCKRQLVRFISEYILQKIRYRLKPTQRFVTAGGLQGSMAEKAMFVTHQTEPTVDERLTSNAEESDTRIWLHVLHSAGTRKFVLSPDTDVYHIGMTIIAETQLDIVVRLSPFNSIEQRLLDLPALLRSFKNDPDLSAVEERKIAPIIQTLFIATGCDYISFFTGLGKTTFLNTLFEYTEFITSNSTSTPGTLTDEPNGFLSFLRLVGCAYFKKHKSAFLPSFPTPMTLFNSVQSTSDHQQRHEQWLDLIRDRIWIRIQYEEDMTPSHEALFRHWKRSSWVSSVWNQATSNHIVHPPLEDFGWKKPDPTTLLIDWDSESNLSRIREQVALIRKGCGCKTGCSSARCKCKKQKGYCGPGCKCTGCTNLPVEALATEQEDSDSEVRTNNERDEDLDLEVSSSDGSHLDVEVNKLMYDIFGDSESDDSHSMGVGF comes from the coding sequence ATGTATTACAAACAGTGCATTGAACTCCCCCGAGCAATAGCCACTATTGATGGAAAGCCTATTAAAGGTGCGAAGGCAAACATAACCAAGGTATATGAGAAGCGATACAAGCACGTAACACCCCCAATTTTTACAACAGCACTAAAAGATGGGTGGTCACCAGACGCTGTGATTACTGAAGGCATGTTCCTGATAAACATCACCCCTTGGAGTTCTCACAGGACAATGGGAGACTATGCTGACTTTTTACTAAAACAGCACATCCTCCCTCATTTTAGAAATGAGTCAACATTAGAAGTTCACTTACTTTTTGATAATCCTAACTGCCAACAGTACAGTCCAAAGTACTTTGAACGACTTCATAGAGATGAGATGAACCAGATACCAGACGATCACAGCTGCAGTGACTTCACAGCAGACACGATAATACCTCTCAAGTGGAGACAGAATGTGTTGAACTGTAGAAAATGCAAGCGACAATTAGTACGATTTATTTCGGAATACATTCTTCAGAAAATTAGGTACAGACTTAAGCCCACCCAAAGGTTTGTAACAGCTGGAGGTTTACAAGGAAGTATGGCAGAGAAGGCAATGTTTGTTACACATCAAACAGAACCCACAGTCGATGAAAGGCTAACCAGTAATGCTGAGGAGAGTGATACTCGAATATGGCTACACGTTCTTCACTCTGCAGGTACAAGAAAGTTTGTGCTAAGCCCTGATACAGATGTGTACCACATTGGGATGACAATAATTGCAGAAACTCAGCTAGATATAGTCGTACGGTTAAGCCCATTTAATTCTATTGAACAACGGTTACTTGACTTACCAGCTCTTCTGAGGAGCTTCAAGAACGATCCAGATTTGTCTGCAGTGGAAGAAAGAAAAATAGCACCAATCATCCAAACATTATTTATTGCCACTGGTTGCGACTACATCTCTTTTTTCACTGGTCTAGGAAAAACCACCTTCTTAAATACATTGTTTGAATACACGGAGTTTATAACATCAAACTCAACAAGTACTCCTGGTACACTCACAGACGAACCAAATGGGTTTTTGTCTTTCTTGAGGCTAGTGGGGTGTGCCTATTTTAAGAAGCATAAGTCAGCCTTCTTACCTTCTTTTCCAACTCCAATGACTTTGTTCAACTCAGTCCAGTCAACTAGCGATCACCAACAGCGACATGAACAATGGCTTGACCTCATTCGAGACAGAATATGGATAAGAATTCAGTACGAAGAGGACATGACACCCTCACATGAAGCACTGTTTCGACATTGGAAGAGGAGTAGCTGGGTTTCATCCGTCTGGAACCAAGCAACATCAAACCACATTGTCCATCCACCACTTGAAGACTTCGGCTGGAAAAAGCCTGATCCAACAACTCTCCTGATAGATTGGGATAGTGAAAGTAATTTGTCTCGAATCAGAGAACAAGTGGCGCTCATTCGAAAAGGCTGTGGCTGTAAAACAGGATGCTCCTCAGCACGCTGTAAATGCAAGAAACAGAAAGGTTACTGTGGTCCTGGCTGCAAATGTACTGGATGCACTAACCTCCCTGTTGAAGCTCTTGCAACAGAGCAGGAAGACAGTGATAGTGAAGTAAGAACTAATAACGAACGTGATGAAGATTTGGATCTTGAAGTGAGCAGCAGCGATGGTAGTCACTTGGATGTTGAAGTCAACAAACTCATGTACGACATCTTTGGGGACTCTGAAAGTGATGATTCACACAGCATGGGAGTCGGTTTCTGA
- the LOC135340104 gene encoding TNF receptor-associated factor 4-like, giving the protein MASLQLSGYQCEFVESVGDYECPLCLHVTREPSLTSCCGQHFCQACIQKILTDNKPCPFCKGDSFTVFLDKKHRRRVLDLKVYCDKKADGCDRVGCDWVGGLGELEQHLTEKCALVSVDCQYNCGKSFMRISLAFHEARVCPKRPHSCEYCLLEGTYQDIQDDHLPVCPKYPVACPNECGVAPSERGQLKGHLRECPLAMVECELKELGCEEVVQRENADKHMEQAAQKHMRLMASHYLNSQRTQDEAIAKLQEENKELKQSFDFFRQKYEKLELESKHLSSQVESHTRHVSISCNKVTIDYEKERKQHKRWKNSEYFCVPQGYVMEVNFFFNCHIQRLEFELTSKDCIGNDILKWPKTFTMTVTMLNQANNHSHYHITKELKVEYKRDKFNDHPQISYKTIDLPPFGVNYIVNGQVKFQIIVSEKY; this is encoded by the coding sequence ATGGCCTCCCTTCAATTGAGTGGCTACCAGTGTGAGTTTGTTGAGAGTGTGGGGGATTACGAATGCCCcttgtgtctgcatgtgacCCGAGAGCCCAGCCTCACCAGCTGCTGTGGACAACACTTCTGTCAAGCCTGTATCCAAAAGATACTCACCGACAACAAACCATGCCCATTTTGTAAGGGCGATAGCTTCACTGTGTTTCTAGACAAAAAGCACCGAAGAAGAGTTCTCGATCTCAAGGTCTACTGTGATAAAAAAGCTGATGGTTGTGACAGGGTGGGTTGTGACTGGGTGGGTGGTTTGGGAGAGCTAGAACAACATCTTACTGAGAAATGCGCACTAGTTTCTGTGGATTGCCAATACAACTGTGGAAAATCTTTTATGAGGATATCCCTAGCGTTTCACGAGGCAAGAGTGTGCCCTAAAAGACCACACAGCTGTGAGTACTGCCTGCTGGAGGGAACATATCAAGATATCCAAGATGACCACCTCCCAGTGTGCCCAAAGTATCCCGTGGCGTGCCCCAACGAGTGTGGAGTGGCTCCCTCAGAGAGAGGTCAACTGAAGGGGCACCTGAGAGAGTGTCCTCTGGCAATGGTCGAGTGTGAGCTGAAGGAGCTGGGCTGTGAGGAGGTGGTCCAACGGGAGAACGCGGACAAACACATGGAGCAAGCTGCCCAGAAACACATGAGACTAATGGCTAGTCACTATCTAAATAGTCAGAGAACGCAAGACGAAGCAATCGCTAAGCTACAAGAAGAAAATAAAGAATTGAAACAGTCATTTGACTTCTTTCGCCAAAAATACGAAAAACTAGAACTTGAATCCAAGCATTTATCCAGTCAGGTGGAGAGTCATACGCGACATGTGAGCATTAGCTGCAATAAGGTGACTATCGACTATGAAAAGGAAAGGAAACAACACAAAAGATGGAAAAACAGTGAGTACTTCTGTGTTCCACAAGGATACGTCATGGAGGTTAATTTCTTTTTCAATTGCCACATTCAAAGGCTTGAGTTCGAGCTCACCTCTAAAGATTGCATAGGTAACGACATACTCAAGTGGCCAAAAACCTTCACAATGACAGTCACTATGCTCAACCAGGCCAATAACCATAGCCACTATCATATTACCAAAGAGTTGAAAGTTGAATATAAGAGGGACAAGTTTAACGATCATCCTCAAATATCTTACAAAACGATAGATCTCCCGCCTTTTGGAGTGAACTATATTGTAAATGGTCAAGTCAAGTTTCAAATAATTGTGAGCGAAAAATACTGA